From the Priestia koreensis genome, one window contains:
- a CDS encoding biotin/lipoyl-containing protein — translation MKTIEATMAGMVLNVLVESNEEVQVGQVVVMLESMKMEIPIESAVSGTVKEIKAVIGDFVNEGDALLILE, via the coding sequence ATGAAAACAATCGAGGCAACAATGGCAGGGATGGTACTAAACGTATTAGTAGAGAGCAATGAGGAAGTACAAGTAGGGCAGGTTGTCGTAATGCTTGAATCGATGAAAATGGAGATTCCAATTGAAAGTGCCGTATCTGGAACGGTGAAGGAAATTAAAGCTGTGATAGGTGATTTCGTTAACGAAGGCGATGCTCTACTTATTTTAGAATAA
- a CDS encoding acyl-CoA carboxylase subunit beta produces the protein MIHTNNLQENYEQKRREIEAGGQPKYHEKLKEQNKLFVRDRLNLLFDNGQYDEDGKFANNMAGDLPADGVVTAIGKIHGQTVCVMANDSTIKAGSWGARTVEKIIRIQETAEKLKVPILYLVDSAGARITDQIDMFPNRRGAGKIFYNQVKLSGMIPQICLLFGPSAAGGAYIPAFCDIVVMVDGNASMYLGSPRMAEKVIGEKVTLEEMGGARMHCTVSGCGDILVEKEEEAILKARDYLRYFPKNFQHRTEVVDAIEPKQGRALVDIVPENQNVPFDMYEAIDSLIDAGSFFEIKKLFAPELITGLARLNGKTIGIIANQPKAKGGVLFVDSADKGAKFIQLCDAFHIPLLFLADVPGFMIGTKVERDGIIRHGAKLIAAMSSATVPKISVIVRKAYGAGLYAMAGPAFEPDCCIALPTAQIAVMGPEAAVNAVYSNKINSIEDPKERIKYVQEKQKEYKEHIDIYKLASELIVDDIVQANDLRDALISRFDHYDSKELVFSVRKHPVYPV, from the coding sequence ATGATACATACAAACAATCTTCAGGAAAACTATGAGCAAAAGCGACGAGAAATTGAGGCAGGAGGTCAGCCGAAATATCACGAAAAGCTCAAGGAGCAAAACAAACTATTTGTACGTGATCGTTTAAATCTGTTGTTTGATAACGGACAATATGATGAGGACGGAAAATTTGCGAACAATATGGCGGGCGATTTACCTGCTGATGGCGTTGTGACTGCGATTGGGAAAATTCATGGTCAAACGGTGTGCGTGATGGCTAATGATTCGACTATTAAAGCAGGATCTTGGGGAGCAAGAACGGTAGAGAAGATCATTCGTATTCAAGAAACAGCAGAGAAGCTTAAAGTACCGATTTTATATTTAGTGGATTCTGCTGGAGCACGTATTACTGACCAAATTGACATGTTTCCAAATCGTCGCGGCGCAGGGAAGATCTTTTACAATCAAGTAAAATTATCAGGAATGATTCCACAAATTTGCTTACTGTTTGGTCCATCTGCTGCAGGTGGCGCATACATTCCGGCCTTCTGTGATATTGTGGTCATGGTCGATGGAAATGCGTCGATGTATCTAGGATCTCCGCGTATGGCAGAAAAAGTAATCGGTGAAAAAGTAACGCTCGAAGAAATGGGCGGAGCACGTATGCACTGTACGGTAAGTGGATGCGGCGATATTTTAGTTGAAAAAGAAGAAGAAGCGATTTTAAAAGCGAGAGATTATCTTCGCTACTTCCCGAAAAATTTTCAGCATCGTACAGAAGTCGTAGATGCGATTGAACCGAAGCAGGGAAGAGCGCTTGTGGATATCGTCCCTGAAAACCAAAACGTACCGTTTGATATGTACGAAGCGATTGATTCATTAATTGATGCGGGCAGCTTTTTTGAAATTAAAAAACTGTTTGCACCGGAGTTAATTACGGGGCTTGCTCGTCTGAATGGTAAAACGATCGGAATTATTGCCAACCAGCCAAAAGCAAAGGGTGGCGTGTTGTTTGTGGACTCTGCTGATAAAGGAGCGAAATTCATTCAGCTTTGTGATGCGTTTCATATTCCGCTTTTATTCCTAGCCGATGTACCAGGATTTATGATTGGAACGAAAGTAGAACGAGATGGGATCATTCGTCACGGAGCGAAATTAATTGCGGCTATGAGTTCAGCCACGGTACCGAAAATTTCGGTTATTGTTCGTAAAGCATATGGTGCTGGATTGTACGCAATGGCAGGTCCTGCATTTGAGCCGGATTGCTGCATTGCTCTTCCGACAGCTCAAATCGCCGTTATGGGACCAGAAGCCGCTGTTAATGCGGTCTACTCCAATAAAATTAACAGCATTGAGGATCCGAAAGAGCGCATTAAATATGTGCAGGAAAAGCAAAAGGAATATAAAGAGCATATTGATATTTACAAGCTTGCTTCTGAACTGATTGTGGACGATATCGTGCAAGCGAATGATTTGAGGGACGCCCTCATTTCTAGATTTGATCACTACGATTCAAAAGAATTGGTGTTTAGCGTACGTAAGCACCCTGTCTATCCTGTTTGA
- a CDS encoding enoyl-CoA hydratase/isomerase family protein, with product MEYQFDVKEDGRAVFTINRAHKKNAINYEVMKGLKAAITACKENDHVKVLLITGAGQDAFCSGGDVQLFHALKTEEEAYSMLYPMGEILYELMTLPKPTIAIINGIALGGGCELASACDIRLAVDTAKIGFIQGRLGITTGWGGTTILQEKMPPQSALHMLYSASTFSAEEGKEYGFIQRVVSPSALEDSMNQLVTPLLQKSTSVLRQYKTLYIKRWEANGVFARMKEEIQGCALLWAGEEHHQAVESFLQRK from the coding sequence ATGGAGTATCAATTTGATGTAAAAGAAGACGGAAGAGCCGTTTTTACAATTAATCGTGCGCATAAAAAGAATGCGATTAATTATGAAGTGATGAAGGGGTTAAAGGCTGCGATTACTGCTTGTAAAGAAAACGATCATGTAAAAGTACTTCTCATTACAGGGGCAGGACAAGACGCTTTTTGCAGCGGTGGCGACGTTCAATTGTTTCATGCGCTAAAGACGGAAGAAGAAGCATATAGCATGCTTTATCCAATGGGGGAAATTTTATATGAACTTATGACCCTTCCGAAGCCAACGATTGCGATCATAAACGGGATTGCTCTTGGAGGAGGATGTGAGCTTGCGTCAGCTTGTGACATTCGTCTAGCGGTCGACACGGCCAAAATTGGTTTTATTCAAGGCAGGTTAGGCATTACAACGGGATGGGGTGGGACAACGATCCTGCAAGAAAAAATGCCCCCTCAATCCGCTTTACATATGCTTTATTCAGCTTCTACCTTTTCAGCGGAAGAGGGAAAAGAGTATGGATTTATTCAAAGAGTAGTTTCTCCTTCAGCGTTGGAAGATAGTATGAATCAACTTGTGACGCCTCTGTTGCAAAAAAGCACGTCCGTCTTGAGGCAGTACAAAACGCTTTATATAAAGCGTTGGGAAGCAAATGGGGTATTTGCTCGAATGAAGGAAGAAATCCAAGGCTGTGCGCTCCTGTGGGCAGGTGAAGAGCATCATCAGGCGGTGGAATCATTTTTACAGCGTAAGTAG
- the rpmF gene encoding 50S ribosomal protein L32, protein MAVPFRRTSKTRKRLRRTHFKLQVPGMVACSNCGEMKLAHRVCKACGTYKGKEVKSN, encoded by the coding sequence ATGGCTGTACCTTTTAGAAGAACATCCAAAACTAGAAAAAGATTGCGTCGTACGCACTTCAAATTACAAGTTCCTGGTATGGTAGCATGCTCAAACTGTGGTGAAATGAAATTAGCTCACCGCGTATGTAAAGCTTGTGGAACTTATAAAGGAAAAGAAGTAAAAAGCAACTAA
- a CDS encoding YceD family protein: MKWTVHQLYQLQNKGLNFDETIDGKEFTDMGDEIRRVSDVHIKGRADISSARVTFSFTVEGELTLPCARTLVDVQYPFSIHANETFILKPTDYEDEEVHFLEGDIVDLYPVIKELILLEVPMQVFSENTDVSGAAPQSGKDWEVISEENRKDRIDPRFAALQDFFKDKK; this comes from the coding sequence ATGAAATGGACAGTACATCAATTGTACCAATTGCAAAATAAAGGTCTAAATTTTGATGAAACAATTGACGGTAAAGAATTTACAGATATGGGTGACGAAATTCGCAGAGTTTCAGACGTTCATATAAAAGGACGAGCAGACATTAGTTCTGCAAGAGTAACTTTTAGCTTTACTGTTGAAGGAGAACTAACGTTACCATGTGCTCGCACATTAGTCGACGTTCAATATCCTTTCAGCATTCATGCAAATGAAACTTTTATTTTAAAACCAACTGATTATGAAGATGAAGAAGTGCATTTTTTAGAAGGCGATATAGTAGATCTATATCCTGTTATAAAAGAGCTGATTCTTCTCGAAGTTCCGATGCAAGTGTTCAGTGAGAACACCGACGTATCGGGAGCAGCTCCTCAGTCTGGTAAGGATTGGGAAGTTATTAGTGAAGAAAATCGGAAAGATCGTATCGATCCTCGCTTCGCAGCGTTGCAAGATTTCTTCAAAGACAAGAAGTAA
- a CDS encoding N-acetyltransferase, with the protein MYKPEVKRLQINFKTLEEFKKFKEYGNQELSMLEDLQENLTENEIHSPFYGIYFGDSLVARMSLYKRDQKFDQYFTPPQDFLELWKLEVLPSYQRKGYGEALVNFAKSFDLPIKTNPRVKSSDFWAKMGFQSIKYDMDRDLGQNPLLWHPNGFDAE; encoded by the coding sequence ATGTACAAACCAGAAGTAAAACGATTACAAATCAACTTTAAAACGCTCGAAGAATTTAAAAAATTCAAAGAGTATGGCAATCAAGAATTATCTATGCTTGAAGACTTACAGGAAAACCTGACGGAAAATGAAATTCATTCTCCATTTTACGGAATATATTTCGGTGACAGCCTTGTTGCTAGAATGAGCTTATATAAACGCGACCAAAAGTTTGATCAATACTTCACACCTCCGCAGGATTTTCTAGAGCTTTGGAAACTTGAAGTATTACCAAGCTATCAGCGCAAAGGATACGGCGAAGCACTGGTGAATTTCGCTAAAAGCTTCGACCTTCCGATCAAAACCAATCCGCGTGTAAAATCCAGTGACTTCTGGGCTAAAATGGGGTTTCAGTCTATCAAGTATGATATGGATCGTGACTTAGGTCAAAACCCATTGCTTTGGCACCCAAATGGATTTGACGCTGAATAA
- a CDS encoding RsfA family transcriptional regulator: MTSSRQDAWTQDEDLLLADLVLRYIRDGGTQLNAFEEVGRRLSRTAAACGFRWNSYVRKQYKAGIDLAKKQRKQLKAQHSTTERARAEAPPREVQSSSSDLTLRDVIHFLENLEITAENANDVVKLNVDLKRRVEGLERHIQRLEKEKHLLQNNLVVVEDDYKALIEIMERARKMVVLKEDEKSEKVKFQVDQTSKLKKIEK, encoded by the coding sequence ATGACGTCTTCTCGCCAAGATGCTTGGACGCAAGACGAAGACTTGCTTCTTGCTGATTTAGTATTGCGATATATAAGAGATGGGGGCACACAATTAAATGCATTTGAGGAAGTAGGAAGAAGGTTGTCTCGGACAGCTGCAGCATGTGGCTTTCGCTGGAATTCCTATGTAAGAAAGCAGTATAAAGCAGGCATCGACCTTGCTAAAAAGCAACGCAAACAATTAAAAGCACAACATTCCACAACAGAACGAGCGAGAGCAGAAGCCCCTCCGAGGGAAGTGCAATCCTCATCGTCTGACTTAACTCTTCGTGACGTTATTCATTTTTTAGAGAATCTAGAGATCACGGCAGAAAATGCTAATGATGTGGTGAAGTTAAACGTAGATTTAAAGAGAAGAGTAGAGGGATTAGAACGTCACATACAGCGATTAGAAAAGGAAAAGCATCTCCTTCAAAATAATCTTGTCGTCGTCGAGGATGACTACAAAGCGCTCATTGAAATTATGGAGCGAGCTCGTAAAATGGTTGTGTTGAAAGAAGACGAAAAAAGCGAGAAAGTAAAATTTCAAGTGGACCAAACGAGCAAATTAAAAAAGATAGAGAAATAA
- a CDS encoding acetyl-CoA carboxylase biotin carboxylase subunit encodes MKRVLIANRGEIALRIIQTCKRMGIETIAVYSEADQDLPFVKEATKAVCIGEAPVQKSYLRADEIIRVAKEEQVDAIHPGYGFLSENTAFAKAVMDEGIGFIGPSPEVIQLMGDKVTARDVMKQAQVPVVPGSEGSVESLEEACRIAREIGYPVMLKASGGGGGIGMHRCEGEDELKKIYASTKGRAKAYFGNDELFIEKFITNSRHIEVQVFGDKHGNLVHMFERDCSVQRRNQKVIEESPSPFLSEKGRAVMCQTAVDAAKAVGYYNAGTIEFIVDEQENYYFLEMNTRLQVEHPVTEELTGLDLVKWQILVERGEKLPLVQEEITQVSHAIEYRVYAEDPTTFLPSPGLITSLEFPEQEGVRADLGYLSNQKVTPFYDPMIAKVIISGKTREESIERSKGFFNSASIEGIKTNLSLFQHVLQDEAFVNGEYETSYLSKRSIKN; translated from the coding sequence GTGAAAAGAGTATTAATTGCAAATCGTGGGGAAATTGCATTAAGAATTATTCAGACGTGTAAACGAATGGGAATTGAAACCATTGCCGTCTATTCTGAAGCGGATCAAGATTTACCGTTCGTAAAAGAAGCAACCAAAGCGGTATGTATTGGAGAGGCGCCTGTTCAAAAATCGTATTTGAGAGCGGATGAAATCATACGTGTAGCGAAGGAAGAACAGGTAGATGCCATTCATCCTGGCTATGGATTTTTGTCTGAGAACACAGCCTTTGCCAAAGCGGTTATGGACGAAGGAATTGGTTTTATCGGGCCATCTCCAGAAGTAATTCAGCTAATGGGAGACAAAGTAACGGCAAGAGACGTGATGAAACAAGCGCAAGTTCCTGTTGTTCCTGGAAGTGAAGGAAGCGTTGAGAGCCTTGAAGAAGCATGTCGTATTGCGCGGGAAATTGGCTATCCGGTTATGCTGAAGGCGAGCGGAGGCGGAGGCGGAATTGGGATGCACCGCTGTGAAGGCGAAGACGAATTGAAAAAAATATATGCGTCCACTAAAGGAAGAGCCAAAGCTTATTTTGGAAACGATGAGCTCTTTATTGAAAAATTTATTACTAATTCGCGTCATATTGAAGTGCAGGTTTTCGGAGATAAACATGGAAATCTGGTCCATATGTTTGAGCGGGACTGTTCGGTACAGCGACGTAATCAAAAAGTAATTGAAGAATCACCGTCTCCGTTTTTATCGGAAAAAGGCCGTGCTGTCATGTGTCAAACGGCGGTAGACGCAGCAAAAGCCGTTGGTTATTACAATGCGGGGACCATTGAATTTATCGTAGATGAACAAGAGAATTATTATTTTTTGGAAATGAATACAAGGCTTCAAGTTGAGCATCCCGTTACGGAAGAGCTAACAGGATTAGATCTAGTCAAATGGCAAATTCTTGTGGAACGAGGAGAAAAGCTCCCGCTTGTTCAAGAGGAAATTACTCAGGTAAGCCATGCGATTGAGTATCGGGTGTATGCGGAAGATCCAACAACCTTTTTACCGTCACCTGGCCTCATTACGTCATTGGAATTTCCAGAACAAGAAGGGGTAAGAGCTGATTTGGGCTATCTATCAAACCAAAAAGTAACGCCATTTTATGATCCGATGATTGCAAAAGTAATCATTAGTGGTAAGACACGAGAAGAATCGATCGAGCGCTCGAAAGGTTTCTTTAATAGCGCGTCAATCGAAGGGATTAAGACGAATTTGAGCTTGTTTCAACACGTGCTTCAGGACGAAGCATTTGTGAATGGGGAATATGAAACAAGTTATCTTTCAAAACGTTCCATCAAAAACTAA